Genomic segment of Populus nigra chromosome 6, ddPopNigr1.1, whole genome shotgun sequence:
TATTGGTCAGAAAGGGAGATTAAACACTGATTTCCTCATATTGATTGATTGTCGTTCCTAAAATCTATTGAATATCTTTAAATCTACAACCTGTAATTCGATCAACTACTGTTCTGTAAATGGAATATTGGCATCAGCACCAGTACTCGTCAAAACTGAGAATGAGATCTGAATCATTTGATTGTGAAGCCATTGAACTCTTGCACCCTTGTAAACTAATTCCCGGATCACAAACCTAGGTATTGACTGCACCAAATTGCACTGGTAATACCAGGTATATATCTGCTTAGCTTTTCAGGGGATTTCTCACTTGTTCACTCCAAAGCGATCACcttccaattgaaatttaatCCCACTTTAGGAACACTCTGAAATTGTTCATCGTCCTTGTAGCTACTTGAGGAACTTTTCTTCAAGTCTATTGTGAGAATACATGGTACAAGATATTTTCCACAAAACAACAGTGTCCTGCCAGAGTACTAAAGAGACTTAAACATCTCATTGAAAAATTACCGTGGATTAAAGCAGCAATATCCCACCAGTTCCATCTTTCTGTAACTATCTTTCTACTGTACGGAGTAGAATTTACAAGAACCAGGTTgttgaaacaaatattatggaactaaaatttatgtaattgaataaattaatttggagCAAGAGGGCAGATTGGCCCTCAAATGCAGgaacaataaaatgaaaaacaagcaCGAATCTAGTACACTGTTGCTAGAATTCAAATTGTCATTTATTTATGTTGCTAGAATTCATATTCTGTCATTTATTTCTTGTGATTACTCTTTGAGTAAGATCAACTAGTGCCCTCCGTGATTTTCTTACTTCTTCATCATCAGTTTCAGGTAAAGAATCAATTGCTGCTGCAGCCAGGTTCGCATGCTTTGCAGCTAGCTCCCTTGTTCTCTGTATTCCACGGCTCTTCCCAAGGTACTCAAGGGCCTGAATCCATAGACAGGACATCTCGgataaattaacattaatttctatgggaaagaaaaaaaaacagatgaccAATACACAAAAAGTAGAAACAATCAGAGCATCAAACTCCAGACCAAGAAGAAAGCTTATTCACATTATCACTTGCCTATGGATTGGAATCAAAAGTCTATGTAAAACATGAACAAAGGAGTGAAAGGAATGGGGATTAGATGGTAGCAAGTTCCTCAGTCCAACGTAAAGAAAACATCAGAAAGCAATGTAGTTTGCATAAATAGAAATGGCGGGATGAACATATCATGCTCCATGGAAAATGGGAATGCCCAATAGCAAACACCTCCCAAAGGGCCAAATTACACGTTTCACCTCATGCGTATAGAAAACTAATGTccattttgatcaattttttttattcaaaaaggagttccaaatcaataaaaatattttgaataagtAAAAATACGAAGCATTCTCCAAAATTCCATATTGGAATGCCAAAGCTAAAGTCTCCACACCAGAATCATGAGTTTCAGAGTCATCTGATTGACGACAGAAAGGCATGCAATGTAGGCTTTTTTGTTGCCCAGTGATATTAAGCAAGAATGTTAGGCACATCACAGAATTGATGCAcataaaaaccatgaaaaaaatgtaGACTTTCACAATTCTCTGCAGTAGCTTCAgctttatcaaaatatttccaaggtcgtgttaaaaaaaaatgaagatgaacTTACAACATCAATGTTTTCAGGCTTATCAAAGCCCCAGTCAATAACTGAACGCAACTGAGGGAACTCCTCCATAGCAAATAACATTGGAGCTGTTACAATTCCCTACAATAAAATGTCATATTGTTAAACATGAGATTATGAAAATTAGCTCTGATGAGCAACTCAAAATGTAACAGAATCAGAAAGAATTTTGGAAGTTGTCTTCAAGTCACAAATGAAATGACACTGACAAATGTAGGGACTTTAAAATGTAAAAGCGGTTCATTGAGATCAAATGCTATATACTATTCTACATCATGCTAGTACAAATAGCTCATATCAATCCAGTGCAAGATACAACTAAGCATGGCTTTAGTGTCAAAGCTAATAAAGATAGCTATGGATTTCTGAACCAAGTGACAACCAGAAATTTTAGCCGCCATTATGTCATTTGGTCCCAGGGACAGTGCCATAAGCCCAAGAAGTTTTCAGGTGGAAAATCTACAGCACTGATTATGCATAACCTTTCCGGAATAGTTAACTTTTATCCAACTTCGTGATAATAAAAGACTGAATGGTATCAAACAAAATGCTTCGGCTTTGTTTGAAATAGTTAACGTTTAACCTTTCCTGTCGTTGTACAATGAGtgtcacaataaaaaaaaaagaaccagtCATTTCTTGTTTGCATTCACATAAGAAGATAATTGAATCAAGATTGCCTGTTCTCAATCTTATTTGAGAACAAAGTCTCAAACTAATTCAAAATTTGGTCTAAACTATAAAACAATGTTgcaaagggaaaaaatatacCATGATTGATTAAGAAGAAAAGTGCCCATAAGATATttggcaatatatatatatatatatttctttcaagGAAAATAATGCAAACTTGTTAACCATCTAATGAGGTTGTTCAATCACAACCAGTTCAAGCTAACAACAATTATCATCTCCAGCCATTAGATATCATATTAGGGATAGAATAATTACATGGCGAATGTCAGATAATGAACCCTTTCCCAGGGAAGCAGAAGTGCCTGTGAAATCGAGAACATCATCAATCAATTGATATGCCAATCCCTGGAAAAGAAAACAGTCAGAATATAGGAAAAGGAACAACCATAGACAGGTTGGGTATCCATCAATTTGTCCACACCAAGTCACCAACTAAAGCACAACCTAGAACAAATAAAAGAGCCCCTCTCCCcacaacaggaaaaaaaattcacataccAGATTTTTGCCGTACTCAAAAGCCAACATTGCAACTTCTGTTGTTTGCCCTGCAAGAAGGGCAATTGCCTTGCAGCTATTTGAAATCAAAGATGCTGTCTTGTAGTACGTCTTTTGCATATAATACTCCATGCTGCAATAGCAACACCTTTTAAGTcaaataagccaaaaaaaacagaagagcaTTGAGGTGTAATTGCAAATCAAGGTATCATCAATACGATAAATAGCATGTCATTGCCTAGACAGGTGTGATCATATACAGACAAGTAAAAAGAAGTGCCGCAGCCTACCAATCATCCTGCCAATTCACATGCAAGTGCATCTTTTTAGAACCCTTCATGCAAAGTAAATTAAAGCATTCATGGTCATTAGACTACATGGGACCAGGGGGGGACACTACAAGATGCCAAGTGAGAAACAAAATGGAGCAACAATGGCTATCAGAAGACAGGTATTCAGCAATGAAAACCTTTATAGGGAGTTCATGATGTCATACAAATTTAATTCTCCATCCCAATCAAATAAAtgcaaattatttatgaaaagtgAAAGCAAAGCAGCATACCTACAACGTTGCTCAGATGTTGAAGTCATCTGCATAGTTTCACCAGTAACAAGATGCTCTACAACTGTCGCTAGTAATGTAACAACCTACAGGCAGGTAACAGTAGTGCTGAGCAAATATGATGTAAATCTCTCTCCAATATCAATTTGTCCTTATCATGGCTCTTTAGTAATACTAACTCGTCTCATTAATCATGGGACATGGAGATGCATGGACCAATGAACTGacaaatgatgaattttgacACCAAAATAATGTTATTCAGTTAAATCCAAAATGAAAAGGTAGTAAAAGGGAGTGGAAGACAAAGGCTAAAACTTGACAATCCATTATGCTACTCATCCCCAAGGATTTTTCACCACCATTTTTACCATTAGGAACaagtttgaagaaaaaggattaCTTTTGAGGAGCTTATGAGCTTGCAACTAAAGTCGAAAGAAACCAAGTGGGGTGGAAAGACTCGATATCATTGCTTAAATAGAGAAAAGATTATGGTTAAATTTTAGGTTTGCATGCTTAGATGTACAACATTAACGTATTCTTACTTCTGTGTTTTTCAAAGAAGCAAGGGCTACACAAGCTCGTGAAAGTAGAAAATCTCCAGCTAGTACTGCCACctgcaaaacaaatgaaaaggagaaaattaaaaacaagaagacCTTAGGCTACAATCCTCtgcaattttattattctaagCAATGCATAAAAGTGACATAGAACTCAATAGCAAAATactaattgaaaagaaaaaaaaaactgcctgATAATAGATGGGAGAGTTCTGTGATGCTATTGTTCATTAGCAGATTCATTACCAGTATATTGCCACATGCAGAGGGAATTGCATAACATATGATTTGCTATGAAAACCAATGAAAAGATCTTGTCAGGGAAAGTCAATGTTATCACCATAATCAGTACCTTGGAAAAGGTATTGAATATAaagacaaatataaataaagggcCAGAGCAAGCAAACAGTTCATCATAAGAAAAACCACTTGAGCATCCCCAAAAAATATAGCTATGGGATGTCATAAGCACAAAATTTTATAATCCCTCCAAAAACATATAGCTACCGGAGATTTATTAGTGTTTTCCTCGATACAATTTACCTTAACAATTCAAGAAATTACTAGTTCTCCATATTTACCAGTAATGTCCTACATTATTAATACCTAACTTCTTCACCTGTGGTAATGTCCCGTCAATATCTCTATACTATCGGAACTCGATGCGATGCTCAACATCAACCTCTTGAATCAAATTCCATCAACATCCAAACCTGCAACCTCTTAAGCTCCTAAAATTGCACAAGAAAATGGCCTCTAAAGACTTGAGAACATACAAATCTAAATGCAAACTCCTCTAAATGAAAGAGGCAGCAACATGATCATCACAGTGGATAGAAGAGATCTACTATGGATGTGTTTATTATGAGGGTAAAGGGAATGAAACTCACACGGGTAATTTTTCACCACCCTGTGTTTGGTACAGTTTTGGGGAGGAGTGAAATatcaaggaggttaaaaatatagctataaaaaaaaggaggtgAAGAATATAAAAGGGGTTAATGGTTTTTGGTAAGAATGTTAAAGATCGTGGGTAATTGTAGTCCCCCTACTAGTCAAATCAAATTCGAAGTTGAATGCaagtataaaaatatgaaataatatatatttgtatctCCAAATGAGTGGTAGAAggtaaagagagaagaaaaaatcggatacaaaattcaagaaaaagagaggatgCATAAAAGACAACCCCCCTAAGAATTTGTtactttcctcctttttttatatggagCCTGAAGCCTGCCAGTGTTGGAAGGTCAGATGGAATTAACAGTTTggataatatatcaaaattcttCCTACAATGATGGATACAAGAGCAATTGAAATTCCACATACAACAATAATTTGAAACTCATAACTCCCAAGAAACCTAGCTTGAGAAAGCACAGTTTGAAAAGCAATATGTGAAAAGGATTTACACGCTAACCAAATGTACTTTGCAACtccacatttcaaaaaaaaggatgaattcAGAATTGTATAATAGAGAGACCCAATACcagtataataaaataaaatagtgcagaaattatagaaaataaaaatgacgaGTGGAacttaaatagaaaagaaaaatcacagtACCTTATTGCCCATAACAAAATTTAACGAACCAATACCACGTCTCGTATCTGCATCATCCAACACATCATCATGCAGAAGACTCGCCACCTAACACGTGGAACAGCTGCATCAGTACTGAAGCAATAACAAACATGTTTCTTCACTTGATACAAAAGCATGAATGAATGAAGTTATAGCAAAAGGACATTTGGTAAACGAAAAATACTGAATTATGAAAAACTGACATGGATCATCTCGGTAATTTCAGCTATAGATTGCTGTCTTTTTCGTAGTTCTGTTGTCAAAGCATCTCCTACACCCCTAGCTGTTGTTTCTACACCGCTAGTTGTTGTTTCGAGTATACGCACATTCAAAGCTGTTGCCATCAGCAACAAAACCTATACAGAACTTAAGAGTTATATAATGTatttgaaaagggaaaaaaaacacaactttagTTGataactgttaaaaaaaaaaagagtttagagAGCTTCAACAAGAAATAATCAATTGCTTGTAGCTTCAGACTAAAGTTCAAAGGACTTAAGCTAGGCATGTTACCTTACAAAACGTTTCATAAGCAATGTTATCATGGTTTCTTCCTATgcattttttagattatttattcatatatttaCATAATTGCAGATTTTCAAAGCCAGAAATCAGTAAAAAAGTAGTAACATAGGATATTGGATTGAAATTGACTAGCTAATGGGCAGATTTTCCGAATGTGAGACGAGTTTCAAGTACAGCAAGGAGAATCAATAATAAACTTGGGGTCTCAGACTTTACTGTGAGCTTAAGTCACAAAGCCTCAAGTTTGAACTTTGAGACACTTTCCTAGTCTGAAAGCGACAAGCTAAATGTCTTTGGTCACTGCTGCAACAATATTATCGCATACTTATTACAACCAAAAAGTAAAATATGCACAACACAGTTAAACGTTTGAAACAGGCAACGAAGTATATGGACAACTTCCTTTTAGGAAAGTAGCCACCAAAATACACTTAACATAGATTAGATTAACTCATAAGACACTACCAGAGCACAATTTTGAACCAAACCCAAATAATGAGCGCATAGGAATTATTGCAGTTACCGTGGGACGGAACCTCTTTCCTTCTACTCCCAATTTGAAAAAGTACTCAGCGGCTGAGGCAAGCTTAGGTACCTGTGAATGAAATTTGAATccaaattttatcaaatcataTCAAATTGGTATGATTAAATCAGAACAGAAAGTCATATCTATTACTGCCACCAAGCATATATGACGtgcaaaaaaacagaacaaatacCTCAGCAATTACCATTGACCGCAATCTATTAGCAAGAACTGATAGCTCATCAGCAACAAGTGAAAACGGGTCAAGTTGTTCCTGGAAAATAAAGCATCCATTCATAGGAGTAAGCAACAAAGCACACAAGAAAATATGTAACGGATCAGAAGCAGTATCAAGTAACAGAAAAACAAGTGTTTGACAATCAAGGCCCCAAGAACACTACCTCTCATACACTTGAAATATACCAAGGAAGTCAAGAACAATCAAGGTACCTAATTCAACGTATCGAGTACCTCACTACCCCGTGAAGCCTTTGTTATTTGATGAATAAATAGATAAAAGGGAATGGACCAAATGTTAAATCTACCCTAATTCCCAACACCATAAAACTTAAAAGATCTCAAAATTCGAAACTTGTGGCCTCAACTTTCAGGAGGAAAGGATTTAAAATCTGTAATTCAAATTGGAATAGGAATATATCAAGGCACAACCTAACTCAACTACCCAAATGCTAATCCATTCCAAGCAAAAGGTCCACAATCAAATTTATCGCTAAGCTTACAATACTGTataacaccttttttttaatgaaactcCTCACCAAGTCCACAACACATCATTAAAGAGTATTGGATAATAATTGAAGTGTGTTCTTTTTGCTTCTTTAGATACAGAACACACACTAAAAGGTGCCTACAGGAGAAGGGAAAGAAGGTGCAACCCTAATATCCTTCAAGAAAAGCAAATATCCCACAATCATGAACCCCCGCATTCCAATGCCTCATGTACATGTTATTAGTGAAAAGATTATTACAGACCCAGAATATATAGTAGAATGCATATgcataaacacattaaaaaaaaaaagaacacagagagaaatgaaaagagAGTGCTACATCTAACCTCCACTAAGGAGCTGCTCTGGTGATGAATTTGATGTTTGAAAACATGCAAGGAAGGTACAGTCCATGAATAAGTTTCTCTGCAACTAAAAACCTACTAATCACCAGAAACAAAAACGAGTAAAATATAATTGGTCACAACATATGTGAGACAATTGTAAGTCTCAATCAACTGTagaaaattgaaatatagaaaaaagattGAGCTCCTAAAACATCACGTATAAAGCTTAATGCAAACATGAAATTATAATcccaaaataaaactttataattaAGACAGGAGTCTAAACCTTATTGATCCTTTAAAGAAATTGATAGCTACCAAAATTCAAATAACATCCAATCTTCTCAAGTCTAACAATGTATAATGAGActaaaacttttgaaaaaattcaaattctcaTCACAGACGTTTAGTTTTAGTGCTAAATCCCAACCATTTCATTCCAAATCATAAAGAAGGCTAACGCAACACTAGCAAATGATAATTTATACACGCTTTGCAGTAGAATCACTCTATCACAATTTTGAAGCTTTTCAGATCTAAACTACAGTTATTTATGTCATTTTCTCAGTCATCTTTTACATATGATTGGGTTAGCACACCCTGATCGTCATCAAGAAAGCTCTATTTGGCACAAATTACTAGGAAAATCTTGTACTCAAAACATACCGACAGTtcaaacaaagacaaaaaacttgagtattttatttaagttcATTCCAAGGCCCTCTAAACACTGGCTTTGATTGCCACAACAACAACACATCACTACATTAGCAGTATATTAGTAAAACACAGCTTTGACAATGATCTAAACTAACCCTGTCATTTCATTTCCGCATTTTTAAAGCTCACCTGACAGCTCCAAAAAAGAAAGCAATGTTCtcattttttcccttccaattccacacacacacacttgaaAAACCAATGAAACAAGCCaagatgaaaaggaaaaaaagaatgaagaacCCCATTTGGGAATGAGCTTGCTAATGTCacagaaaataagaaaatcaataaagaaagaGATTTGTTAGTATTACCTTTGGAGTAGAAGAGTGAGAATTGTTGGAGAGCAAGAATCCATATGATGAGGGTTGATGAGAGAGAAACCAACGGCTGCCATTTCTGGTGATCCTCGAAATTCGAGACAATGACATCTTTCTTAGTGTCTGTCTTGCTGCCAGTTAAAGGGAAGCAACACTTTGAGAAACAGCTTggggtgttttcttttttctttcataattaaGGGTGCTGGCCAGAGGCATCTGATCCAGGTGCACGAGGACCTGGCAAGCCAGGCCCAAGCAACGGCTAGCCTAGGCTTGCCTTCtccttttttcaaagaaaatgatttctttatttACTCATATATTTCTACaactttgtttttcaaattaattttgtctCTTCTTTTGCTGATAAAGCATATAAAATCATGTTTCACATTTCAGCCATTTGACTGATGCATATATCATAAAActtatgaaaagaataaaaagaatgatcAACATTGCAACCTAAAGTTATGGAGAGGACATCGGAAAAGATTAACACCAACAAAGAAcgaaaacaaaagtaaaagcTCGGTAGGTTTAAGTTCACAACTCTACTGGAACAGTCTGGTCAAAAACATGTATATGATACTGTTTATCATCCTTATCTTGACTGGACCATGAAGATGATCCTGGAGGAAATCTACTGCCAAGGCCATTTACAGGTTACAAGAAATATACCATTACCCATGAATGTCTCTCCTCCAAAAAGACCATCACCAGTTCAATGACAATGAATATTCTCATCTGCTCTCAATTTCCACAACCCTGAAAAGCTTTCACCTTTCTGATTACATTTTGCAAAAGGGTTTCCCATCTTGGCACTGGGAGAAAAACCACCTAGAACTCCATCTCCAGTGGCAATAGAGTCATAAGAGTTCACTTTCtcaaaatttacattatttgaACTAGAGCAAACAGCAGGTTCTGATTTTTGTTTGGTCCTGTTTTCTACTTCAACATTTGGATGAACATCACTGTCATCATCgttgtcatcatcatcaatgCTTATTATGCATGGAAATCATCTTCTCTAACAACACTAGAACCTCTTGATTTCAGCTGTAAAGACTCTGGAACATCAATGATGATAGCGTTTTCAAACTCATCATTATCAAAATCAATCACAACTATATTATCAAGACTCCCTTGACCTCTGCCGCCCCTTATCGTTTTCTTCCCAGATCAAGTTCTATGCCAAGAATAATCTCTCAACTCTCCCTTTCCTTTCATTTAATCCAGATCAAGTTCTATGACAAGAATAATCTCTCAACTGTGTCATCACATTAACTGTATAATTCTCGTTAATCCCATTATCTAATCCAATATCAGAAAACACAATCAACATTGCCATGCCACAATGACATAAATCCTTTCTAAACATGCATGATGTGTCACAACAATGCAAAGATATTGGAAACCACCCAGTAACTACCAGTACAAAAATTCAGCCTTATCATGTGCTTGATTAGTTCCCAATTTAAAGATACAAAACAccgcacaaaaaaataaaatttaggcaACTTTAGgcacaaaaaaattgaacttggtTTACTAAAATAATTAGGCAACTTTAATTGACCTTTCAATCCATTCTAGTTTTTCAAAAGACAAAACACATCACAGTTCAAATTGTCCTCAAATTTGAGCAAGTGTAGCAACCTCGTGATCCTGTTTTTACTTATATCCACCGCTCattacaagaaaacaaaaaaagaatcaccataAACACGCTCAAAATCGAAATATAACCATTCCCCTCCTCGATTAATCAGTCAATAAACCATacaaaactactgtaaaacaaAAGTTGAAGGCCAAATTCAACATTTCTACAAAAGttgaattttaaacaaaacccaGAAGTTAGTTTTAGATTTTGAACAAAACCCAGAAGCCTggatagaaaaaagaaagcaaagttgAAGTACCTGGAGAATAAACGGAATGGCTGCACAGAGTTGCGGtataaaacagaaaagaaaacctCAGTTCTCCCTCTTTTAGGCTCTAAAAATTGCAGCTTTTTTGGGTCACGGTCACGGCAGTGATTAGTAAAGGCGGTGAATGTTAAGACAGTGAGATCGAGCAGCaaagactctctctctctctctctctctctgaccCTCTTTACGTGACTTCTCGAACTAATCTTCAGCTCCCAAAACTGAAACTATCTCTGCCCTCTCTCCGTGAAATAAATGATGCCGGTGGCTGTCATTGAAGAGTTGCTTGTGGCTGTGACTGGAGAGTTGGGGATTTTGCTATTCTCTTGGATTCTGGATGAGAATGGCTGCAGAGGATGAATAAAACAAATGGATTAAACTCAGcgttttgttcattttatcaatagtttttttttatgacccAATCAAACTTTGTTCAAACCCAATTGGATCAATTGGGAAGTTGATCCAAACTCTTTTTAGATCATTTCCTGAAGCAGTTTGAATATCAAGAAAATTCTAATCTGGTCCCTAacctatataattatttgtaatgAGATTCCAAACCTGCAAGGTTTGTCAATCAAGTCCTAAATGTTTCTCAGACTTTTCAGTTTGGTGCTTTTCTCAACTTCTGTTAATAATATCCATctaatttgcttttttttatgtaatctaaaaacgtgtttttgaataaaaattggtAGAAAAGTGAGTGAAGATCATCAAGAGAACCTAATTGAACAATTGGacctaattgaaaataaatatatattagagaCTAGAATTGAGGTTTCCACTTGAATATCCGTGCTCAGTTTCTAGAAAATACGAATCGAATGAAAGAAGATACTCCAGCAATGGGCTGTGACTTGTCAACGTGAGAATTTCCAGGAAGCTAGATAGCGCAATCATTCGCCAGGCAAGGTTACAAAACACTGTTGCTTGAAATAATGGGTGTCCCTGGGAAGTACAACTTTATTACATGTGAAGGGTAACAGGCAACGCAATTTCATTGCATACTTATATTACCCGCGCATACTGCAGGTTAATCTTTTTacgtaaaaaatataaaaaaaagttgagatataaaaatattacatatttttataaagcTATAACTAAAAGTTTTAGGTTCACTGCAATATCTgacctaaaaataatatttataatattaataataacattaaacttgcatgatccaagtttaagtgggtctgattGCAACACCGAACAAAATAGCC
This window contains:
- the LOC133697560 gene encoding solanesyl diphosphate synthase 3, chloroplastic/mitochondrial-like isoform X3, producing MVIAEVPKLASAAEYFFKLGVEGKRFRPTVLLLMATALNVRILETTTSGVETTARGVGDALTTELRKRQQSIAEITEMIHVASLLHDDVLDDADTRRGIGSLNFVMGNKVAVLAGDFLLSRACVALASLKNTEVVTLLATVVEHLVTGETMQMTSTSEQRCSMEYYMQKTYYKTASLISNSCKAIALLAGQTTEVAMLAFEYGKNLGLAYQLIDDVLDFTGTSASLGKGSLSDIRHGIVTAPMLFAMEEFPQLRSVIDWGFDKPENIDVALEYLGKSRGIQRTRELAAKHANLAAAAIDSLPETDDEEVRKSRRALVDLTQRVITRNK
- the LOC133697560 gene encoding solanesyl diphosphate synthase 3, chloroplastic/mitochondrial-like isoform X1, translated to MSLSRISRITRNGSRWFLSHQPSSYGFLLSNNSHSSTPKVFSCRETYSWTVPSLHVFKHQIHHQSSSLVEEQLDPFSLVADELSVLANRLRSMVIAEVPKLASAAEYFFKLGVEGKRFRPTVLLLMATALNVRILETTTSGVETTARGVGDALTTELRKRQQSIAEITEMIHVASLLHDDVLDDADTRRGIGSLNFVMGNKVAVLAGDFLLSRACVALASLKNTEVVTLLATVVEHLVTGETMQMTSTSEQRCSMEYYMQKTYYKTASLISNSCKAIALLAGQTTEVAMLAFEYGKNLGLAYQLIDDVLDFTGTSASLGKGSLSDIRHGIVTAPMLFAMEEFPQLRSVIDWGFDKPENIDVALEYLGKSRGIQRTRELAAKHANLAAAAIDSLPETDDEEVRKSRRALVDLTQRVITRNK
- the LOC133697560 gene encoding solanesyl diphosphate synthase 3, chloroplastic/mitochondrial-like isoform X2, encoding MSLSRISRITRNGSRWFLSHQPSSYGFLLSNNSHSSTPKEQLDPFSLVADELSVLANRLRSMVIAEVPKLASAAEYFFKLGVEGKRFRPTVLLLMATALNVRILETTTSGVETTARGVGDALTTELRKRQQSIAEITEMIHVASLLHDDVLDDADTRRGIGSLNFVMGNKVAVLAGDFLLSRACVALASLKNTEVVTLLATVVEHLVTGETMQMTSTSEQRCSMEYYMQKTYYKTASLISNSCKAIALLAGQTTEVAMLAFEYGKNLGLAYQLIDDVLDFTGTSASLGKGSLSDIRHGIVTAPMLFAMEEFPQLRSVIDWGFDKPENIDVALEYLGKSRGIQRTRELAAKHANLAAAAIDSLPETDDEEVRKSRRALVDLTQRVITRNK